A region of Streptomyces paludis DNA encodes the following proteins:
- a CDS encoding DUF397 domain-containing protein, which produces MIRTNQLSLGWRSSSYSTNGANCIEVSDTFGRSVPVRDSKDPGGPALVFPPRAFASFIRALQRGEFIVS; this is translated from the coding sequence ATGATCCGCACGAACCAGCTCTCCCTCGGGTGGCGGAGCAGCAGTTACAGCACCAACGGCGCCAACTGCATAGAGGTGAGCGATACGTTCGGGCGCTCGGTGCCGGTCAGGGACTCCAAGGACCCGGGCGGTCCGGCGCTCGTCTTCCCGCCGCGGGCCTTCGCGTCGTTCATCCGGGCCTTGCAGCGCGGCGAGTTCATAGTCTCCTGA
- a CDS encoding helix-turn-helix domain-containing protein, with product MTAETDAPDPTSSLLAFFGSELKRIRQGAGVSQDEAAARSHTTQSMISKVEAAKRVPSEELACDLDGAFGTGGHFARLYPLVITYAYPSWFLPFVELEREATAMRVFESQIVPGLLQTEEYARAMLYAVRPENLDGLIAARMTRQEVFERESPPRTWFVMDENVLLRPIGGTAVMRHQLTRLLEQGRNPRCVIQVVPRTVPAHAGLAGPFTVLSFEEGADVLYVDGFSQGRTALDTHEIATATYSFDLLRAVALSPDESAGLIRAHLEGLTS from the coding sequence ATGACGGCAGAGACCGATGCTCCCGACCCCACTTCCTCGCTTCTCGCCTTTTTCGGCAGCGAGTTGAAGCGTATTCGGCAGGGGGCGGGAGTCTCCCAGGACGAGGCGGCGGCACGCTCGCACACGACCCAGTCGATGATCTCCAAGGTGGAGGCGGCCAAGCGGGTGCCCTCCGAAGAACTGGCCTGCGATCTGGACGGGGCGTTCGGTACGGGTGGGCATTTCGCACGGCTGTACCCGCTCGTCATCACGTACGCGTACCCGTCGTGGTTTCTGCCGTTCGTCGAACTGGAACGCGAAGCCACGGCAATGCGGGTATTCGAAAGCCAGATCGTTCCCGGGCTTCTCCAGACGGAGGAATATGCCCGCGCCATGCTCTACGCGGTACGTCCGGAAAATCTCGACGGACTCATTGCCGCGCGGATGACGCGACAGGAAGTATTCGAACGGGAATCACCTCCCCGTACCTGGTTCGTCATGGACGAGAACGTGTTGCTCCGGCCCATCGGCGGCACCGCCGTCATGCGTCACCAGCTCACGCGCCTGCTCGAACAAGGGCGGAATCCACGCTGTGTGATCCAGGTCGTGCCGCGTACGGTCCCCGCCCATGCCGGGCTCGCCGGCCCCTTCACCGTGCTGAGTTTCGAGGAAGGGGCCGACGTGCTCTATGTCGACGGCTTCTCCCAGGGCCGAACCGCCCTGGACACGCATGAGATCGCCACCGCCACCTACTCCTTCGATCTGCTGCGGGCGGTGGCCCTCTCACCCGACGAGTCCGCCGGCCTGATCAGAGCGCATCTGGAAGGACTCACGTCATGA